In Lonchura striata isolate bLonStr1 chromosome 2, bLonStr1.mat, whole genome shotgun sequence, a single genomic region encodes these proteins:
- the FLT3 gene encoding receptor-type tyrosine-protein kinase FLT3: protein MTASWPHSCSTRAPFHLAVFVMTAVAFTSTMTQNTSEIMCGFISQKDEGSEAPQTSVAPKVPIILEDLGCYLNSQGMENIYHTIKNVEVNVFEDIELRITMSIPNIISCFWFFKKSKACKLSFDSENRYITSLAFSQIKEGQAGKYTLLVTSKSGNYRVVVPVLIQKKPAKPYFRKREKSDSIECISESYPQPSVEWIFCKTPEKSCPYKRHEETGEIDGKQMVQHELFQTYIWCCAVNVLGRECTSLFTIDLNERQAAPLPELLLKVSEPLLIRCRAVHQNYKFRIQLSFENREVEQGCHFEGLEYQENFSAIRIQYVFVSAAEKNDSGHYTCSSTAHLNQTALITVLEKGFINITDSKEDFEIGEEEFCFEVNFTAYPPVRCMWLYSNRTFPCVQSYSVDGHSISSKFCNHQHQSGIYVFYAENDDAVATKKFTLYVRRKPEIRMQLLFKQISCVAEGYPASSWVWRTCLELNSSNCTEEITEGIQNFLPERRSLGSWISSSTLHVKETATTFSVECCANNSAGSACEKSFINLSVAGAVSSHLDNAVFYVSVGFFLLLITFVLVFFFLKYKKQFKYESQWQMIQMIGPADNEYIYIDFREFEYDIKWEFPRENLEFGQVLGSGAFGKVVTATAYGINSAGDSVQVAVKMLKEKPDAAEKDALMSELKMMTHIGSHENIVNLLGACTLSGPIYLIFEYCCYGDLLNYLRSKREKFHWTLTDIFKQQNFSFYHNIHQDQNSRTGTHLRYSVNTALCREDECETMERSQNINVTLGSNGIVLFSEEGKIKDASTPMDEEEDFNVLTFEDLLCFSYQVAKGMEFLESKSCIHRDLAARNILVTHGKVVKICDFGLARDVMNDSNYIVRGNARLPVKWMAPESLFERTYTMKSDVWSYGILLWEIFSLGVNPYPGIQVDTNFYKLIQSGFKMDQPYYATKDVYRMMRSCWALDSRKRPSFSYLVSSLACQLADAEGAVYHNTKKNLATHHSSIKTKPHVSRDEESLLSSVVLQHEDPQIEK from the exons TTTTTGTTATGACAGCAGTTGCTTTCACTTCTACAATGACTCAAAATACATCTGAGATCATGTGTGGGTTTATCAGCCAGAAGGATGAAGGTTCAGAAGCACCACAGACATCAGTAGCTCCTAAG GTTCCTATTATTTTGGAAGACCTTGGGTGTTACTTGAATTCTCAAGGAATGGAGAATATCTACCATACAATTAAAAATGTGGAAGTCAATGTATTTGAAGATATTGAATTAAGAATAACAATGAGTATTCCAAATATCATTTCATGCTTCTGGTTCTTTAAAAAGAGCAAAGCCTGTAAACTTTCTTTCGACTCAGAGAATAG ATATATAACATCTTTGGCTTTTTCCCAAATAAAAGAAGGACAAGCTGGAAAATACACCCTCTTGGTCACAAGTAAATCTGGCAATTACAGAGTAGTTGTGCCTGTTCTCATCCAAA AAAAACCAGCCAAACCCTAtttcaggaaaagggaaaaatcagaTTCTATCGAGTGCATATCTGAGAGTTACCCCCAGCCCTCTGTGGAATGGATATTCTGCAAAACACCAGAAAAGAG TTGCCCTTATAAAAGGCATGAAGAAACTGGAGAAATAGATGGCAAACAGATGGTGCAACATGAATTATTTCAAACTTACATATGGTGCTGTGCAGTTAATGTCCTGGGCAGAGAATGCACCAGCCTCTTTACAATAG atTTAAATGAAAGACAAGCAGCACCTTTACCTGAGCTACTACTTAAGGTCAGTGAACCATTGCTGATCAGATGCAGAGCTGTTCACCAAAATTATAAATTCAGAATACAACTGTCTTTTGAAAACAGAGAAGTTGAGCAG GGTTGTCACTTTGAAGGATTAGAATATCAAGAAAACTTCTCAGCAATTCGGATCCAGTATGTGTttgtttcagcagcagaaaaaaatgacagtgGACATTACACCTGTTCTTCTACTGCTCATCTGAATCAAACTGCTTTGATCACAGTTCTAG aaaagGGATTTATAAATATAACTGACTCTAAAGAAGATTTTGAAATTGGTGAGGAAGAGTTTTGCTTTGAAGTCAACTTTACAGCATATCCTCCAGTTAGATGCATGTGGCTATATTCCAATAGAACATTTCCATGTGTACAAAGTTACAGTGTGGATGGACACAg CATTTCATCAAAGTTCTGCAACCATCAGCACCAGTCTGGGATATATGTATTTTATGCTGAAAATGATGATGCAGTTGCAACAAAAAAATTCACTCTATATGTGAGAA GAAAGCCTGAAATAAGGATGCAGTTGTTGTTCAAGCAGATCTCCTGTGTTGCTGAAGGTTACCCTGCCTCATCCTGGGTTTGGAGGACCTGTCTGGAACTGAATTCATCCAA CTGCACAGAGGAAATCACAGAGGGGATTCAGAACTTCTTGCCAGAGAGGAGATCCCTGGGGTCATGGATTTCAAGCAGTACTTTACATGTAAAGGAGACAGCAACAACCTTCTCTGTGGAGTGCTGTGCAAATAATTCAGCTGGTTCAGCCTGTGAAAAGAGCTTCATTAACCTGTCAG TTGCAGGAGCTGTTTCTTCCCACCTGGACAATGCTGTGTTTTATGTCTCCGTTGGATTTTTTCTCCTCTTGATCACTTTTGTGCTTGTATtcttttttctaaaatacaaaaaG caATTTAAATATGAAAGCCAGTGGCAAATGATACAGATGATAGGGCCAGCAGATAATGAATACATCTACATCGACTTCAGAGAATTTGAATATGATATAAAATGggaatttcccagggaaaatctgGAATTTG GACAGGTTCTTGGTTCTGGGGCCTTTGGGAAAGTAGTGACTGCAACAGCTTATGGAATTAACAGTGCAGGAGATTCAGTCCAGGTCGCAGTGAAAATGCTAAAAG AAAAACCTGATGCTGCAGAAAAAGATGCTCTAATGTCTGAGCTGAAAATGATGACTCATATCGGAAGCCACGAAAATATCGTGAACCTACTAGGAGCTTGTACTTTGTCAG GACCAATCTACTTGATATTTGAATACTGTTGCTATGGTGACCTTCTGAACTACTTAAGGAGCAAGAGAGAAAAGTTTCACTGGACACTGacagatatttttaaacagcaaaacTTCAGCTTTTACCACAATATCCATCAGGACCAAAACTCTAG GACAGGGACTCACCTGAGGTACAGTGTGaacacagctctgtgcagagaggaTGAATGCGAAACCATGGAAAGAAGCCAAAACATAAATGTGACACTGGGATCAAATGGGATTGTGTTGTTTTCTGAGGAAG GCAAAATTAAGGATGCAAGCACACCAATGGATGAAGAAGAGGACTTTAATGTGCTCACTTTTGAAGaccttctttgcttttcttatcAAGTTGCCAAAGGAATGGAATTTCTGGAGTCCAAATCG TGCATTCACAGAGACCTCGCTGCCCGGAACATACTGGTGACCCATGGGAAGGTGGTGAAAATATGTGACTTTGGCCTTGCCAGAGATGTAATGAACGATTCCAACTACATCGTCAGGGGCAAT GCTCGACTGCCAGTCAAATGGATGGCTCCCGAGAGCTTGTTTGAGAGGACATACACCATGAAGAGCGATGTCTGGTCGTATGGAATACTGCTGTGGGAAATATTCTCCTTGG GTGTAAATCCTTACCCTGGTATTCAGGTTGACACAAATTTCTACAAATTAATACAGAGTGGATTTAAAATGGACCAACCATATTATGCTACAAAAGATGT